In one Nocardia tengchongensis genomic region, the following are encoded:
- a CDS encoding TIGR03842 family LLM class F420-dependent oxidoreductase codes for MDIGVVLQCTPPASRVIELARIAETHGFSHVWTFDSHLLWQEPYVIHSQILAATRRVVVGPMVTNPATRDWTVTASTFATLNEMFGNRTVCGIGRGDSAVRALGGRPATLATLRESIGVIRELGNGRSAQIGDTEIRFPWAEQSRLPVWVAAYGPRALALTGEVADGFILQLADPDIAAWTIARVRAAAERAGRDPREVTICLAAPAYITDGTPAALAHAREQCRWFGGMVGNHVADIVARYGSDSEVPAALTAYIAGRHGYDYNEHGRAGNPHADFVPDEVVDRFCILGDPDQHLARLRELEALGVDQFAVYLQHDAKTSTLEAYGESVLPRLAHAVEATVHHPL; via the coding sequence ATGGATATCGGTGTGGTGCTGCAGTGCACGCCGCCCGCCTCCCGGGTGATCGAACTCGCGAGAATCGCGGAGACGCACGGGTTCTCGCACGTGTGGACCTTCGACTCGCACCTGCTGTGGCAGGAGCCGTACGTGATCCACAGCCAGATCCTGGCCGCCACCCGGCGCGTCGTGGTGGGGCCCATGGTGACCAACCCGGCCACCCGCGACTGGACGGTCACCGCGTCGACCTTCGCCACCCTCAACGAGATGTTCGGCAATCGCACCGTCTGCGGGATCGGGCGCGGCGACTCGGCCGTGCGCGCCCTGGGCGGGCGTCCCGCCACGCTGGCCACCCTGCGCGAATCCATCGGCGTGATCCGGGAATTGGGCAACGGTCGCAGCGCGCAGATCGGTGACACGGAGATCCGGTTCCCGTGGGCCGAGCAGTCGCGACTGCCGGTGTGGGTGGCCGCGTACGGGCCGCGCGCACTGGCGCTGACCGGGGAAGTGGCCGACGGGTTCATCCTCCAGCTGGCCGACCCCGATATCGCCGCCTGGACCATCGCCCGGGTGCGCGCCGCCGCCGAACGCGCGGGGCGTGACCCGCGGGAGGTCACCATCTGTCTGGCCGCCCCGGCCTACATCACCGACGGCACCCCCGCCGCGTTGGCGCACGCCCGCGAGCAGTGCCGCTGGTTCGGCGGGATGGTCGGCAACCACGTCGCCGACATCGTGGCCCGCTACGGTTCCGATTCCGAGGTGCCCGCCGCGCTGACCGCGTACATCGCCGGCCGGCACGGCTACGACTACAACGAGCACGGGCGGGCGGGGAACCCGCACGCGGACTTCGTGCCCGACGAGGTCGTGGACCGTTTCTGCATCCTCGGGGACCCGGACCAGCACCTGGCCCGGCTGCGTGAACTCGAGGCGCTGGGCGTCGACCAGTTCGCGGTCTACCTGCAGCACGACGCCAAGACCTCGACCCTGGAGGCGTACGGCGAGTCGGTGCTGCCGCGTCTGGCGCACGCGGTCGAGGCCACAGTCCACCACCCATTGTGA
- a CDS encoding class I SAM-dependent methyltransferase translates to MPVSLHSSTGKASFDDIYERPDPRDYYARMAELDYQIPELAKPHFQKLLDEYRSATGITAPAVLDLGCSYGVNAALLRLDTTMAELAGHYRGRERDDTAALIERDRTLLARDRLPGVRFIGMDASRPALEYGHAAGFLQDIVHADLESADPTEAQRQTLAGADLIISTGCVGYITERTLLRVARAHGGKLPWMAHFVLRMFAFDPIATHLETLGYQTERAPGVYRQRRFASQDERTRVLNALSASGIDTTDAEADGWLYAQLYLSRPKLGPENGH, encoded by the coding sequence GTGCCGGTTTCGTTACACAGTTCCACCGGAAAAGCCTCCTTCGACGACATCTACGAGCGGCCCGATCCACGCGACTACTACGCGCGCATGGCCGAATTGGATTACCAGATACCGGAATTGGCGAAACCGCACTTCCAGAAACTGCTCGACGAATACCGGTCCGCCACCGGCATCACCGCCCCCGCAGTCCTCGACCTCGGCTGCTCCTACGGCGTGAACGCGGCGCTGCTGCGCCTGGACACCACCATGGCCGAACTGGCCGGGCACTACCGCGGCCGCGAGCGCGACGACACCGCCGCCCTCATCGAACGCGACCGCACCCTGCTCGCGCGCGACCGGCTGCCGGGCGTCCGCTTCATCGGCATGGACGCCTCCCGCCCCGCCCTCGAGTACGGCCACGCCGCCGGCTTCCTCCAGGACATCGTGCACGCCGACCTGGAATCGGCCGACCCCACCGAGGCGCAGCGGCAGACCCTGGCCGGCGCCGATCTGATCATCTCCACCGGCTGCGTCGGCTACATCACCGAACGCACCCTGCTGCGGGTGGCCCGCGCGCACGGCGGAAAATTGCCGTGGATGGCGCATTTCGTGCTGCGCATGTTCGCCTTCGACCCCATCGCCACCCACCTCGAAACCCTCGGCTACCAGACCGAGCGCGCACCGGGGGTGTACCGGCAGCGACGGTTCGCCTCCCAGGACGAACGGACGCGGGTTCTGAACGCCCTGTCCGCCAGCGGAATCGACACCACCGACGCCGAAGCCGACGGCTGGCTCTACGCCCAGCTGTACCTGTCGCGCCCGAAACTCGGCCCCGAGAACGGACACTGA
- a CDS encoding tRNA (adenine-N1)-methyltransferase — MTARRTGPFQIGDRVQLTDAKGRKFTVILEAGKEFHTHAGHINHDDLIGSDEGCVVNSAKNTPYLALRPLLTDYVLSMPRGAAVIYPKDSAQIVHEGDMFPGAKVLEAGAGSGALTCSLLRAVGPEGKVISWEIREDHAEHAIKNVERFFGERPANWELTLGDVAEYSGEQVDRVVLDMLKPWEALDAVAKAIIPGGVFLAYVATTTQLSEVVEGLRRQGCWTEPTAWESMVRPWHVVGLAVRPEHRMQGHTAFLVKARRLADGVTAPRPQRRPSKG, encoded by the coding sequence ATGACGGCCAGACGGACCGGCCCTTTCCAGATCGGTGACCGGGTACAGCTGACCGACGCCAAGGGGCGCAAGTTCACGGTGATCCTGGAGGCGGGCAAGGAGTTCCACACCCACGCCGGGCACATCAACCACGACGACCTCATCGGCTCCGACGAGGGCTGCGTGGTGAACTCCGCCAAGAACACCCCCTACCTGGCGCTGCGCCCGCTGCTGACCGACTACGTGCTGTCCATGCCGCGCGGCGCGGCGGTCATCTACCCCAAGGACTCCGCCCAGATCGTGCACGAGGGCGACATGTTCCCCGGCGCGAAGGTGCTCGAGGCCGGCGCCGGTTCGGGCGCACTGACCTGCTCGCTGCTGCGCGCGGTCGGCCCCGAGGGCAAGGTCATCTCCTGGGAGATCCGCGAGGACCACGCCGAGCACGCGATCAAGAATGTCGAGCGATTCTTCGGCGAACGCCCCGCCAACTGGGAACTCACCCTGGGCGATGTGGCCGAGTACTCCGGCGAGCAGGTCGACCGCGTGGTCCTGGACATGCTCAAGCCGTGGGAGGCCCTGGACGCGGTCGCCAAGGCGATCATCCCCGGCGGCGTCTTCCTGGCCTACGTCGCCACCACCACGCAGCTGTCGGAGGTGGTCGAAGGACTGCGCCGGCAGGGCTGCTGGACCGAGCCCACCGCCTGGGAATCCATGGTCCGCCCGTGGCACGTGGTCGGTCTGGCCGTGCGCCCCGAGCATCGCATGCAGGGTCACACCGCCTTCCTGGTGAAGGCTCGCCGGCTGGCCGACGGCGTCACCGCGCCGCGCCCGCAGCGCCGCCCCTCGAAGGGCTGA
- a CDS encoding lipase family protein, which translates to MVNDYRRFAHTFDGSYISAFLLSTVLAVGREHPEILGLMNHAAQWLATSPIKDNCSGSFGALGIAPIPIDTMARVDKSLDSAAAETLFQELSMQGRKSGVPLFIYHGISDLWIPVAEAEQLWSEQCALGVAATKNIVGGEHLAAYVSSYGATMDWLDQRLRGEPATGTCPATPARR; encoded by the coding sequence TTGGTCAATGACTATCGGCGGTTCGCGCACACCTTCGACGGTTCCTACATTTCGGCGTTCCTGCTCAGCACCGTCCTCGCCGTCGGACGGGAGCACCCCGAAATCCTCGGCCTCATGAACCATGCGGCGCAATGGCTGGCGACATCACCGATCAAGGACAATTGCAGCGGCAGTTTCGGCGCGCTCGGCATAGCGCCCATCCCGATCGACACGATGGCCAGGGTCGACAAGTCGCTCGACAGCGCGGCGGCGGAGACGCTCTTCCAGGAGCTGAGCATGCAGGGCCGGAAATCGGGCGTGCCGCTGTTCATCTACCACGGAATCAGCGACCTGTGGATTCCCGTGGCGGAGGCCGAACAGCTGTGGAGCGAGCAGTGCGCGCTGGGGGTGGCGGCGACGAAGAACATCGTCGGCGGTGAACATCTGGCCGCCTACGTCAGCTCCTACGGCGCGACCATGGACTGGCTGGATCAACGCCTGCGCGGTGAGCCCGCGACCGGAACCTGCCCCGCGACACCGGCCCGGCGGTGA
- the hisG gene encoding ATP phosphoribosyltransferase, with protein MLRVAVPNKGALSESAVAILTEAGYRKRTDSRELSVLDPVNQVEFYFLRPKDIAIYVGSGELDLGITGRDLALDSGAPVQERIALGFGRSTFRYAAPAGRDWKVEDLEGKRIAASYPNLVRGDLKARGISAEVIRLDGAVEISIQLGVADAIADVVGSGRTLRQHNLVAFGESLCDSEGVLIEAQGADQNDKARNQLVARIQGVVFAQQYLMLDYDCPKALLDEAVKITPGLESPTVSPLTDADWVAVRALVPRKNANELMDQLADLGAKAILATDIRSCRAF; from the coding sequence ATGCTTCGCGTCGCCGTCCCCAACAAGGGCGCACTCTCCGAATCCGCGGTCGCCATCCTCACCGAGGCGGGCTACCGCAAGCGCACCGACTCCCGTGAACTGAGCGTGCTCGACCCGGTCAACCAGGTCGAGTTCTACTTCCTGCGGCCCAAGGACATCGCCATCTACGTCGGCTCCGGCGAGCTCGACCTCGGCATCACCGGCCGCGACCTGGCGCTGGATTCCGGTGCGCCGGTGCAGGAACGGATCGCGCTCGGCTTCGGCCGCTCCACCTTCCGCTACGCCGCCCCGGCCGGACGCGACTGGAAGGTCGAGGACCTCGAGGGCAAGCGCATCGCCGCCTCCTACCCGAACCTGGTGCGCGGCGACCTGAAGGCGCGCGGCATCTCCGCCGAGGTCATCCGCCTCGACGGCGCGGTCGAGATCTCCATCCAGCTCGGTGTCGCCGACGCCATCGCCGACGTGGTCGGTTCCGGCCGCACCCTGCGCCAGCACAACCTGGTCGCCTTCGGCGAGTCGCTGTGCGACTCCGAGGGCGTGCTCATCGAGGCCCAGGGCGCCGACCAGAACGACAAGGCCCGCAACCAGCTCGTGGCCCGTATCCAGGGCGTGGTCTTCGCCCAGCAGTACCTGATGCTGGACTACGACTGCCCCAAGGCGCTGCTGGACGAAGCCGTCAAGATCACCCCCGGCCTGGAGTCGCCGACGGTGTCGCCGCTCACCGACGCCGACTGGGTCGCGGTGCGCGCGCTGGTGCCGCGCAAGAACGCCAACGAGCTCATGGACCAGCTCGCCGATCTGGGCGCCAAGGCCATCCTGGCCACCGACATCCGGTCCTGCCGCGCCTTCTGA
- a CDS encoding lipase family protein, whose amino-acid sequence MKQLTAVLVVLGLSIMMGQTAARVEADPPEPPVPVAPSVGVPGVPDPLQQWIDDHVPAPTKMVPHAARPLAAPGDLPPELTAFWTAVQSPPTGDPLFDAWPADLAEYAPGDILDARDVTESARPTMLLLNLTGIARATLLKFRTTNSAGEPSIGTATLVLPPKAWSGPGPQPVLVNAPATNSLNKRCTPGYVLSHGMEVPTGNDFTPSPTTWALDHGYALIIPDHEGPLMAYSEPSVAGHNVLDSMRAIRHFAPEQFGESRFATTGYSGGAIASNAAAMLVSDYRRSCCRSSRARVSGDWSMTIGGSRTPSTVPTFRRSCSAPSSPSDGSTPKSSAS is encoded by the coding sequence GTGAAGCAGCTGACCGCGGTGCTGGTGGTTTTGGGGCTTTCGATCATGATGGGGCAGACGGCTGCCCGGGTGGAGGCGGATCCGCCCGAACCTCCCGTGCCGGTGGCACCATCCGTCGGGGTGCCCGGGGTGCCGGATCCTTTGCAGCAGTGGATCGATGACCATGTGCCCGCGCCGACGAAGATGGTGCCGCACGCGGCGCGGCCGCTGGCGGCGCCGGGGGATCTGCCGCCGGAGTTGACCGCGTTCTGGACTGCCGTGCAGTCTCCGCCGACCGGGGATCCGCTGTTCGACGCGTGGCCGGCCGATCTCGCCGAGTACGCGCCCGGGGACATTCTGGATGCGCGGGACGTGACGGAGTCGGCGCGGCCGACCATGCTGCTGTTGAACCTCACCGGCATTGCGCGCGCCACGCTGCTGAAATTCCGGACCACCAACTCCGCCGGTGAACCGTCCATCGGCACTGCGACACTGGTGCTTCCGCCGAAAGCGTGGTCGGGGCCCGGCCCGCAGCCGGTGCTGGTGAACGCGCCGGCCACAAACTCGCTCAACAAGCGTTGCACCCCCGGTTACGTGCTGTCCCACGGGATGGAGGTGCCGACCGGCAATGATTTCACGCCGTCGCCGACGACCTGGGCGCTCGACCACGGGTACGCCCTGATCATTCCCGACCACGAGGGCCCGCTGATGGCCTATTCGGAGCCGTCGGTCGCCGGGCACAACGTGCTGGACTCCATGCGCGCGATTCGCCATTTCGCGCCGGAGCAGTTCGGCGAGAGCCGATTCGCCACGACCGGATACTCCGGCGGTGCGATCGCCTCGAACGCCGCGGCCATGCTGGTGTCGGATTACCGCCGGAGTTGCTGCCGCAGTTCGCGGGCGCGAGTTTCGGGGGATTGGTCAATGACTATCGGCGGTTCGCGCACACCTTCGACGGTTCCTACATTTCGGCGTTCCTGCTCAGCACCGTCCTCGCCGTCGGACGGGAGCACCCCGAAATCCTCGGCCTCATGA
- a CDS encoding FAD-dependent oxidoreductase — translation MAPAKIVIIGGGFAGVECARALERRLRPEEAFVQLVSPDAGLLYLPLLPQVASGVLNPRSVSVPLRRVLRRTEVVPGMAVGVEPGTRRVVVRRTSGYETALEYDQLVLAPGSITRIMDVPGLQEHGFGMKTLAEAMYLRDHVLRQLDVAALRGGIDEDRERLNFVTIGAGYAGTETAAVLNKVCRAAAGRFFPEVEAGMVRWHLVTHGDRIMPELGEKLGAEAKRILAERGIELITGASAAEVTANGVKLTNGRFIPSRTVLWTAGVAPSPLAAHLGAETEKGRIIARTDLSVPGLPGVWAMGDAAAVPVTADGQDQVCAPTRSTPCARGGTWPRTSPRPCAVGSPSPTGTRIWAWWSTWVGGTRWPGRWASDCAVCPRNSWRAATTSWHCAPSSREPGWRSTGPCTGSVATTSCASATATTRFTPSAVSSSPAATCPPTRCRGW, via the coding sequence GTGGCACCAGCGAAGATCGTGATCATCGGCGGTGGATTCGCGGGCGTGGAATGCGCCCGCGCTCTGGAGCGACGCCTCCGGCCGGAGGAGGCGTTCGTCCAGCTCGTCTCACCCGACGCCGGACTGTTGTATCTGCCGCTGCTACCGCAGGTCGCCTCCGGCGTGCTCAATCCGCGCTCGGTGTCGGTGCCGCTGCGCCGGGTGCTGCGGCGCACCGAAGTGGTGCCGGGCATGGCCGTCGGGGTGGAACCGGGCACCCGGCGGGTGGTGGTGCGGCGCACCTCCGGATACGAGACCGCCCTCGAATACGACCAGCTGGTCCTGGCTCCCGGCTCCATCACCCGCATCATGGACGTGCCGGGCCTGCAGGAGCACGGCTTCGGCATGAAGACCCTCGCCGAGGCCATGTACCTGCGCGACCACGTGCTACGCCAACTCGACGTGGCTGCCCTGCGCGGCGGAATCGACGAGGACCGGGAGCGGCTCAACTTCGTCACCATCGGCGCCGGATACGCCGGAACCGAGACCGCCGCCGTGCTCAACAAGGTGTGCCGGGCCGCGGCCGGGCGCTTCTTCCCCGAAGTCGAGGCGGGGATGGTGCGCTGGCACCTGGTCACCCACGGCGACCGCATCATGCCCGAACTCGGCGAGAAGCTCGGCGCGGAGGCGAAAAGGATTCTGGCCGAACGCGGTATCGAACTCATCACCGGAGCCTCGGCCGCCGAAGTGACCGCCAACGGTGTGAAACTCACCAATGGGCGATTCATCCCGTCCCGCACCGTGTTGTGGACGGCGGGCGTCGCACCCAGCCCGCTGGCCGCACACCTCGGCGCGGAAACGGAGAAGGGGCGCATCATCGCTCGGACCGACCTGTCGGTCCCCGGCCTGCCGGGCGTGTGGGCCATGGGCGACGCGGCCGCCGTGCCCGTAACGGCCGACGGACAGGACCAGGTGTGCGCGCCCACGCGCAGCACGCCATGCGCCAGGGGCGGCACCTGGCCAAGAACCTCGCCGCGACCCTGCGCGGTGGGCAGCCCGAGCCCTACCGGCACCCGGATCTGGGCATGGTGGTCGACCTGGGTGGGCGGGACGCGCTGGCCCGGCCGCTGGGCATCGGATTGCGCGGTGTGCCCGCGCAATTCGTGGCGCGCGGCTACCACCTCATGGCACTGCGCACCATCGTCGCGCGAGCCCGGGTGGCGTTCGACTGGACCGTGCACGGGCTCGGTGGCGACGACTTCCTGCGCATCGGCTACGGCGACCACCAGGTTCACACCATCGGCGGTTTCGAGCAGTCCGGCTGCTACCTGCCCGCCGACGAGGTGCCGCGGGTGGTGA
- a CDS encoding phosphoribosyl-ATP diphosphatase: protein MKSFEALFAELQDRAANRPEGSGTVAALDAGVHAQGKKVLEEAGEVWIAAEYQSDEELSEEISQLLYWVQVLMVGRGLRLEDVYRHL, encoded by the coding sequence GTGAAATCTTTCGAAGCCCTGTTCGCCGAGCTGCAGGATCGTGCCGCCAACCGCCCCGAGGGGTCGGGCACCGTCGCCGCCCTGGACGCCGGCGTGCATGCGCAGGGCAAGAAGGTGCTCGAGGAAGCCGGTGAGGTCTGGATCGCGGCCGAGTACCAGAGCGACGAGGAACTCTCCGAGGAGATCTCGCAGCTGCTCTATTGGGTGCAGGTGCTGATGGTGGGCCGCGGGCTGCGGCTCGAGGACGTGTACCGACATCTGTGA
- the arc gene encoding proteasome ATPase, translated as MSPIEHSDSAAWRELEAVRAEAAALRRQLADTPDRTRELEARVDSLTIRNTKLMDTLKEARQQLVALREEVDRLGQPPSGYGVLIGVYEDQTVDVFTSGRKMRLTCSPNIDTTTLTYGQTVRLNEALTVVEAGNFDSIGEIGTLREILDDGRRALVVGHADEERVVWLSGPLSALVDVDNLDDPDRPIRKLRPGDSLLVDTKAGFAFERVPKAEVEDLVLEEVPDVDYHDIGGLSRQIEQIRDAVELPFLHKDLFREYALRPPKGVLLYGPPGCGKTLIAKAVANSLAKKIAEARGEDAKEAKSFFLNIKGPELLNKFVGETERHIRIIFQRAREKASEGTPVIVFFDEMDSIFRTRGSGVSSDVETTVVPQLLSEIDGVEGLENVIVIGASNREDMIDPAILRPGRLDVKIKIERPDAEAAQDIFSKYLTDTLPLRADDLDEFDGDRSKCVQATIERVVDRMYAESEDNRFLEVTYANGDKEVLYFKDFNSGAMIQNIVDRAKKYAIKSVLDTGNPGLSIQHLYDSIVDEFSENEDLPNTTNPDDWARISGKKGERIVYIRTLVTGKNASASRAIDTESNTGQYL; from the coding sequence ATGAGCCCCATCGAACATTCGGATTCGGCAGCCTGGAGGGAACTCGAGGCCGTACGTGCCGAGGCAGCTGCACTCCGGAGGCAACTCGCCGACACGCCGGATCGCACACGGGAATTGGAAGCTCGTGTCGATTCGCTGACGATTCGCAACACCAAGTTGATGGATACCCTGAAGGAAGCGCGCCAGCAACTGGTCGCTCTCCGTGAGGAAGTGGATCGCCTCGGCCAGCCACCCTCCGGCTACGGCGTTCTCATCGGTGTGTACGAGGATCAGACCGTCGATGTGTTCACCTCCGGGCGCAAGATGCGGTTGACCTGTTCGCCGAATATCGACACCACCACCCTCACCTACGGCCAGACCGTGCGGTTGAACGAGGCGCTGACCGTGGTCGAGGCCGGGAACTTCGACTCCATCGGCGAGATCGGCACGCTGCGTGAGATTCTCGACGACGGCCGCCGGGCTCTGGTCGTCGGGCACGCCGACGAGGAGCGGGTGGTCTGGCTGTCGGGACCGCTGTCCGCGCTGGTCGATGTCGACAACCTCGACGATCCGGATCGTCCCATTCGCAAACTGCGCCCGGGTGATTCGCTGCTGGTCGACACCAAGGCCGGCTTCGCGTTCGAGCGGGTGCCCAAGGCCGAGGTCGAGGATCTGGTGCTCGAAGAGGTGCCCGATGTCGACTACCACGACATCGGCGGTCTCTCGCGCCAGATCGAGCAGATCCGCGACGCGGTCGAATTGCCGTTCCTACACAAGGATCTGTTCCGTGAGTACGCGCTGCGCCCGCCCAAGGGCGTGCTGCTCTACGGTCCCCCCGGTTGCGGTAAGACGCTGATCGCCAAGGCCGTCGCCAACTCGCTCGCGAAGAAGATCGCCGAGGCGCGCGGTGAGGATGCCAAGGAAGCCAAGTCGTTCTTCCTCAACATCAAGGGCCCCGAGCTGCTCAACAAGTTCGTGGGTGAGACCGAGCGCCACATCCGGATCATCTTCCAGCGGGCTCGCGAGAAGGCGTCCGAGGGCACCCCGGTGATCGTGTTCTTCGACGAGATGGACTCGATCTTCCGCACCCGCGGTTCGGGTGTCTCCTCCGATGTGGAGACCACCGTTGTGCCGCAGCTGCTCTCGGAGATCGACGGTGTCGAGGGCCTGGAGAACGTGATCGTGATCGGCGCCTCCAACCGCGAGGACATGATCGATCCCGCGATCCTGCGGCCCGGCCGCCTGGACGTGAAGATCAAGATCGAGCGCCCGGACGCCGAAGCGGCACAGGACATCTTCTCCAAGTACCTGACCGACACCCTGCCGCTGCGCGCCGACGACCTCGACGAGTTCGACGGCGACCGCAGCAAGTGCGTGCAGGCCACCATCGAACGCGTGGTGGACCGCATGTACGCCGAGAGCGAGGACAACCGCTTCCTGGAGGTCACCTACGCCAACGGTGACAAGGAAGTCCTGTACTTCAAGGACTTCAACTCCGGCGCCATGATCCAGAACATCGTGGACCGGGCCAAGAAGTACGCCATCAAGTCCGTCCTCGACACCGGCAACCCGGGTCTGAGCATCCAGCATCTCTACGATTCGATCGTGGACGAGTTCTCCGAGAACGAGGACCTGCCCAACACCACGAATCCCGATGACTGGGCTCGCATCTCGGGTAAGAAGGGCGAGCGCATCGTCTACATCCGCACCTTGGTGACGGGGAAGAACGCCAGCGCCAGCCGCGCCATCGACACCGAGTCCAACACCGGCCAGTACCTGTAA
- a CDS encoding choline/carnitine O-acyltransferase, with the protein MARADWAPLYAALRPANAAAFDTIETALFCVCLEDFAPRDTLHACDQLLHGDSGNRWFDKAVSFVVFADGEAGINVEHCGLDGTTILSFVDTLLEAPVGDHAAQSGAQAQGLPAHEPIEFTFGPEARTEIASAAASFAQFAADTATATVSFDFGTRRAKQLGISPDAFAQLSYQLAHRRSKGLNGATYESIATRQFRNGRTEAMRVITQEMLDFVAAMEDPAVDRDRKLVALRTAAEAHVRRAQECQRGEAPEQHLWELQWIQRRRGEELGASAPMAFYDSPGWTITRDDYLSTSSAPSVNIQYFGFGSTSPKCIGIAYVLLPDRWNLYLATPKHVAPAMHDFADQLRGAVAELAELLTV; encoded by the coding sequence CTGGCACGCGCCGACTGGGCCCCGCTCTACGCCGCCCTGCGCCCCGCCAACGCCGCCGCCTTCGACACCATCGAGACCGCGCTGTTCTGCGTCTGCCTCGAGGACTTCGCGCCCCGCGACACCCTGCACGCCTGCGACCAGCTGCTGCACGGCGACAGCGGCAACCGCTGGTTCGACAAGGCGGTGTCGTTCGTGGTGTTCGCCGACGGCGAGGCCGGCATCAACGTCGAGCACTGCGGCCTGGACGGCACCACCATCCTGTCCTTCGTCGACACCCTGCTCGAGGCGCCGGTCGGCGACCACGCCGCGCAGTCGGGCGCCCAAGCCCAGGGCCTGCCCGCCCATGAGCCGATCGAGTTCACCTTCGGACCCGAGGCCCGCACCGAGATCGCCTCGGCCGCCGCGTCGTTCGCCCAGTTCGCCGCCGACACCGCCACCGCCACGGTGTCGTTCGACTTCGGCACCCGGCGCGCCAAGCAGCTGGGCATCTCCCCGGATGCCTTCGCCCAGCTCAGCTACCAGCTCGCCCACCGCCGCAGCAAGGGCCTCAACGGCGCCACCTACGAATCCATCGCCACCCGCCAGTTCCGCAACGGCCGCACCGAGGCCATGCGCGTCATCACCCAGGAGATGCTGGATTTCGTTGCCGCCATGGAGGATCCGGCCGTGGACCGGGACCGCAAACTGGTGGCCCTGCGCACCGCCGCCGAGGCGCACGTGCGCCGCGCCCAGGAATGCCAGCGCGGCGAGGCTCCCGAACAGCACCTGTGGGAACTGCAGTGGATCCAGCGGCGTCGCGGCGAGGAACTGGGTGCGAGCGCGCCGATGGCCTTCTACGACAGCCCCGGCTGGACCATCACCCGCGACGACTACCTGAGCACCAGCTCCGCGCCGTCGGTGAACATCCAGTACTTCGGGTTCGGCTCCACCAGCCCCAAGTGCATCGGCATCGCCTACGTGCTGCTGCCCGACCGCTGGAACCTGTATCTGGCCACCCCCAAGCACGTCGCCCCGGCCATGCACGACTTCGCCGACCAGCTGCGCGGGGCCGTGGCCGAACTCGCCGAACTGCTCACCGTATAA
- a CDS encoding nitrilase-related carbon-nitrogen hydrolase, whose translation MANVRAALVQTSWTGDKESMIKAHEDYARQAAAAGAKVICFQELFYGPYFCQLQDTKFYDYAESVPGPTVDRFAALARELGLVMVLPVYEQEQPGLLYNTAAVVDADGRYLGKYRKHHIPHVHGFWEKFYFRPGNLGWPVFDTAVGRIGVYICYDRHFPEGWRALGLAGAEIVFNPSATSRGLSSYLWKLEQPASAVANEYFIGAINRVGIEEYGDDDFYGTSYFVDPEGQFVGEVASGTSPELVVRDLDMDLIKVVRDRWAFYRDRRPDAYGKLVEP comes from the coding sequence ATGGCGAATGTGCGAGCGGCGCTGGTACAGACGAGCTGGACCGGCGACAAAGAGTCCATGATCAAGGCGCACGAGGATTATGCGCGGCAGGCGGCCGCGGCCGGGGCGAAGGTGATCTGCTTTCAGGAACTGTTCTACGGGCCGTATTTCTGCCAACTCCAGGACACCAAGTTCTACGACTACGCCGAATCGGTGCCGGGGCCGACCGTGGACCGATTCGCGGCACTGGCCCGCGAACTGGGACTGGTCATGGTGCTGCCGGTGTACGAGCAAGAACAGCCGGGGCTGCTGTACAACACCGCGGCGGTGGTCGACGCCGACGGCCGCTATCTCGGCAAATACCGCAAACACCACATTCCGCACGTGCACGGGTTCTGGGAGAAGTTCTACTTCCGGCCCGGGAATCTGGGCTGGCCCGTCTTCGACACCGCGGTCGGCAGAATCGGCGTCTACATCTGCTACGACCGGCATTTCCCCGAGGGCTGGCGGGCGCTGGGACTGGCCGGCGCGGAGATCGTGTTCAATCCCTCGGCCACTTCGCGCGGACTGTCGAGTTACCTGTGGAAGCTCGAACAGCCCGCCTCGGCGGTGGCCAACGAATACTTCATCGGCGCCATCAACCGGGTCGGCATCGAGGAGTACGGGGACGACGACTTCTACGGCACCAGCTATTTCGTCGACCCCGAGGGGCAGTTCGTGGGGGAGGTCGCCTCCGGCACCTCGCCCGAACTGGTGGTGCGCGACCTGGACATGGACCTGATCAAGGTGGTGCGCGACCGGTGGGCCTTCTACCGCGACCGCCGCCCCGACGCCTACGGAAAGCTGGTGGAACCGTGA